The following proteins are co-located in the Blastopirellula sediminis genome:
- a CDS encoding DapH/DapD/GlmU-related protein, with protein MENRSNIFARLRSGEPVPMDDPGFSLVAEAVNRTFRLLIQLNGAADTDQVRSFLGELIGQQVDESTTLFPPLHTNYGRNITLGKNVFINHACSFLDLGGITIEDGVMIGPRVNITSENHPVEIQRRKSLAPREVVIKKNAWIGAGATILPGVTVGEDAVVAAGAVVTKDVPSGTVVGGIPAKHLKQIEDFEAAE; from the coding sequence ATGGAAAATCGCAGTAACATTTTTGCGAGATTGCGATCTGGCGAACCAGTACCGATGGACGACCCGGGCTTCAGCCTGGTTGCCGAGGCGGTGAACCGCACGTTTCGACTCTTGATCCAACTCAACGGCGCTGCGGACACAGATCAGGTCCGCAGCTTCCTTGGCGAGCTAATTGGGCAACAAGTGGACGAAAGCACGACCTTGTTTCCTCCGCTGCATACCAACTATGGACGGAACATCACGCTTGGCAAGAACGTGTTCATCAACCATGCATGCTCGTTTCTCGACCTAGGGGGCATCACGATCGAAGACGGTGTCATGATCGGCCCCAGGGTCAACATCACATCCGAAAACCATCCGGTAGAGATACAGCGTCGAAAATCCTTGGCGCCACGTGAGGTAGTTATCAAGAAGAACGCCTGGATCGGCGCTGGCGCGACGATTCTGCCGGGAGTCACCGTTGGCGAGGACGCGGTGGTGGCCGCCGGAGCCGTCGTCACAAAGGACGTGCCGAGTGGCACCGTTGTGGGCGGCATACCTGCCAAACATTTGAAGCAGATCGAAGACTTTGAGGCGGCGGAATAG
- a CDS encoding ParA family protein, translating to MARIICIANQKGGVGKTTTAINLAVALAKSAQKTLLIDLDPQCNATTGLNLTPTDRHPLVLQQSLRDAIKPTAVAGLDLLPGSRSFQDVETLASDDQPQAAVLESHLERGMAGYDFVLIDCPPSVGKLTQTALSASTEVLMPIQCEYFAMEGLTQMIQVIRGVMQQKPDRLAFGGIVLTMHDPRLELTAEVEEEVRDFFGEVVFDTVVPRDVLVSEAPSHGCSVIDHAPRSRGARAYIELCMEVLERD from the coding sequence GTGGCTCGAATCATCTGCATCGCGAATCAGAAGGGAGGCGTCGGCAAGACGACCACCGCCATTAATTTGGCAGTGGCGCTGGCCAAGTCGGCCCAGAAGACGCTGCTGATCGATCTCGACCCGCAGTGCAACGCGACGACCGGATTGAACCTGACTCCGACCGATCGGCATCCGCTCGTCCTGCAGCAATCGCTGCGGGACGCGATCAAGCCGACGGCGGTTGCCGGACTCGATCTGCTGCCGGGGAGCCGGAGCTTCCAGGATGTCGAAACCCTCGCTTCGGACGATCAGCCGCAGGCCGCCGTGCTCGAGTCTCACTTGGAACGGGGCATGGCGGGCTACGACTTCGTCCTGATCGATTGTCCCCCATCAGTCGGCAAGCTGACCCAGACGGCGTTGTCGGCGTCGACCGAGGTGCTGATGCCGATCCAATGCGAGTACTTCGCGATGGAAGGGCTGACGCAGATGATTCAGGTGATCCGCGGCGTCATGCAGCAGAAGCCTGACCGATTGGCGTTTGGCGGGATCGTGCTGACGATGCACGATCCGAGATTGGAATTAACCGCCGAGGTCGAGGAGGAAGTCCGCGACTTCTTCGGCGAAGTGGTATTTGACACCGTGGTCCCCCGGGATGTCCTCGTCAGCGAGGCTCCGAGCCACGGCTGTTCGGTAATTGATCATGCGCCCCGCTCACGAGGAGCACGGGCTTACATCGAACTATGCATGGAGGTACTCGAGCGTGACTAA
- a CDS encoding phosphoribosylanthranilate isomerase translates to MFQRKICGITTAEDAQAMIAAGADALGLNFYPKSKRFLRPEVAADVRHAISPETAAVGLFVNADVVDVVATAKRLALDWVQLHGDEPPEYLARLRHLGSPPVLKAFRCGPGWKEEIAQFLSRCADRECSPPAILIDGFQQDAYGGTGQTADWESLEGWSSWLSALECRYLVLAGGLTPDNVSAAIANVQPTAVDTASGVESEPGRKDPVLAARFCANAKAAMGV, encoded by the coding sequence TTGTTCCAACGCAAGATTTGCGGAATCACCACCGCCGAAGACGCCCAAGCGATGATCGCAGCAGGGGCAGACGCGCTGGGACTGAACTTTTATCCCAAAAGCAAACGGTTTCTCCGGCCCGAAGTCGCCGCTGACGTTCGCCACGCGATCTCGCCCGAAACTGCGGCGGTTGGTCTGTTCGTCAACGCCGACGTCGTCGATGTCGTCGCTACGGCCAAGCGGTTGGCGCTCGATTGGGTTCAACTACATGGGGACGAACCGCCGGAATACCTTGCTCGCCTCCGGCATCTCGGATCGCCTCCTGTGCTGAAGGCGTTCCGCTGCGGTCCCGGCTGGAAAGAGGAAATCGCTCAGTTCCTGTCGCGGTGTGCGGACCGCGAATGTTCGCCGCCAGCGATTTTGATCGACGGCTTTCAGCAAGACGCCTATGGCGGAACCGGACAGACGGCCGATTGGGAGTCGCTTGAAGGGTGGTCGTCTTGGCTGAGCGCCCTAGAATGTCGCTATCTAGTCCTGGCTGGGGGGTTAACGCCCGATAACGTCTCCGCCGCCATCGCCAATGTGCAGCCAACGGCGGTTGATACGGCGAGCGGCGTCGAAAGCGAGCCAGGCAGGAAAGATCCCGTTCTCGCCGCTCGATTTTGTGCAAATGCGAAAGCGGCGATGGGCGTGTAA
- a CDS encoding DUF1015 domain-containing protein codes for MPQIQAIRGLRYDLGHVGSLSDVVAPPYDVIGPELQDELYKKHPANTVRLILNREEPGDDDANNRYARAERFLKTWIREGVLTQESDPAIYVYHQEFEAEGNRYVRHGFMAGVKLVRFGEGNIYPHEETHSSAKADRLKLFNATKTNLSQIFGLYPDPGNKTQKLLDDYVMDKTPLVATDHLGVVHRLWPITDLQIISQVSAAIADAPMYVADGHHRYETACNYKDQLAESGELTSVHPANYVMTMLVSMSDQGMIVLPTHRLFRGLPAMSSDDLVAKLGEYFDVTLSGQGADQADTIWTDIATADNQGQIGFYCPVDNTWVMATINEAGEAKMAEVAAEHSGDWQGLGVSILHRLVIETLLGAKDLPKANYVHLVSEVEEGIEHGDPENGGQPYPLAAVVMPATIDHIRSISEHGERMPAKSTYFYPKLLSGLVFNPLT; via the coding sequence ATGCCACAGATTCAAGCAATTCGCGGACTCCGCTACGACTTGGGCCACGTCGGTTCGCTCAGCGACGTCGTCGCGCCGCCGTACGACGTGATCGGCCCGGAACTTCAGGATGAGCTCTACAAGAAGCATCCTGCCAACACCGTGCGGCTGATCCTGAATCGCGAAGAGCCCGGCGATGATGACGCCAACAATCGCTACGCCCGCGCCGAACGTTTCCTGAAGACCTGGATCCGCGAAGGGGTCCTGACGCAAGAATCCGATCCGGCGATCTACGTCTATCACCAGGAATTTGAAGCGGAAGGCAACCGCTACGTCCGACACGGCTTCATGGCCGGCGTAAAGCTGGTCCGCTTCGGCGAAGGGAACATCTACCCGCACGAAGAAACGCACTCGTCCGCCAAAGCGGATCGTCTGAAGTTGTTCAATGCAACCAAGACGAATCTAAGCCAGATCTTCGGCCTCTATCCCGATCCGGGGAACAAGACGCAGAAGCTGCTTGACGATTACGTGATGGACAAAACCCCGCTGGTCGCGACCGATCACCTGGGAGTCGTTCACCGCCTCTGGCCGATCACCGATCTGCAGATCATCTCGCAAGTCTCCGCCGCGATCGCCGACGCGCCGATGTACGTCGCTGACGGACATCATCGCTACGAGACCGCCTGCAATTACAAAGACCAATTGGCGGAGTCGGGCGAATTGACCTCGGTTCATCCCGCCAACTACGTCATGACGATGCTGGTCAGCATGAGCGATCAGGGAATGATCGTCCTGCCGACCCATCGCCTCTTCCGCGGTCTCCCCGCGATGAGTTCGGATGACCTGGTCGCCAAGCTGGGCGAATACTTCGACGTGACCCTTTCCGGACAAGGCGCCGACCAGGCCGACACGATCTGGACCGACATCGCCACCGCCGACAACCAGGGCCAAATCGGCTTTTACTGCCCGGTCGACAATACCTGGGTGATGGCCACCATCAACGAAGCGGGCGAAGCGAAGATGGCCGAAGTCGCCGCCGAGCATAGCGGCGACTGGCAGGGACTCGGCGTTTCGATCCTTCACCGCCTGGTGATCGAGACCTTGCTGGGCGCCAAGGATCTGCCGAAGGCCAACTACGTTCACCTGGTGAGCGAAGTGGAGGAAGGGATCGAACATGGCGATCCGGAAAACGGCGGCCAGCCTTATCCGTTGGCGGCGGTCGTGATGCCGGCCACGATCGACCACATTCGCAGCATCAGCGAACATGGCGAACGGATGCCGGCCAAGAGCACCTACTTCTATCCGAAGCTGCTCAGCGGGCTCGTCTTCAATCCACTTACCTAG
- a CDS encoding ParB/RepB/Spo0J family partition protein gives MTKQKRLGRGLAALLGGPMDETGALTDAPIEAGAPRVFNPDHQDEPAAAVAPAAEEFAGERLIKLPVEEIDANPYQPRQEFNDDEIAELAQSLQQHDMLQPIAVRMVEGRYQLISGERRLRAAIVAGWDEVPVRVFEADDQTVAELAIVENLQRKDLNAIEKAMSFERYLHEHGCTQSELAERIGVDRSTVANLLRLLELPEPVMTAVMTGELTAGHARALLPLGEEGIQVEFARRIFEEGWSVRGTEEAVQDYIHSSDGPQTIKAPIKKGRTVSDQVASLEQEFRMALGTKVDIKQSGRGGKIVLHFKGNDEFDRIRDHLLGGATELRKAG, from the coding sequence GTGACTAAGCAAAAGCGATTGGGACGTGGATTGGCGGCGCTGTTGGGCGGGCCGATGGATGAGACCGGCGCTCTGACCGACGCCCCGATCGAAGCAGGCGCGCCCCGGGTCTTCAATCCGGATCACCAAGACGAACCGGCCGCCGCCGTTGCACCAGCTGCCGAAGAGTTCGCCGGCGAGCGACTGATCAAGTTGCCGGTCGAAGAGATCGACGCTAACCCTTACCAGCCGCGGCAAGAGTTCAACGACGACGAGATCGCCGAGCTAGCACAAAGCCTCCAGCAGCACGACATGCTGCAGCCGATCGCCGTCCGCATGGTCGAAGGGCGTTACCAGCTGATCTCGGGCGAACGTCGCCTACGAGCCGCGATTGTCGCCGGTTGGGACGAAGTCCCGGTCCGCGTCTTTGAGGCGGACGACCAGACCGTCGCCGAACTGGCGATCGTCGAGAACCTGCAACGCAAAGACCTGAACGCGATTGAAAAGGCGATGTCGTTCGAGCGCTATCTGCACGAACATGGCTGCACCCAATCGGAACTGGCCGAGCGGATCGGCGTCGATCGCTCGACCGTGGCGAACCTCCTCCGCTTGCTCGAGCTGCCGGAACCGGTGATGACCGCCGTGATGACCGGAGAGCTGACAGCCGGACATGCCCGGGCTTTGCTGCCGCTGGGAGAAGAAGGAATCCAGGTTGAGTTCGCTCGCCGGATCTTCGAGGAAGGTTGGAGCGTGCGAGGGACCGAAGAAGCGGTCCAGGATTACATCCACTCCAGCGACGGCCCGCAGACGATCAAAGCCCCGATAAAAAAAGGGCGAACCGTCAGCGACCAGGTCGCGTCCCTCGAGCAGGAATTCCGCATGGCTCTGGGGACTAAGGTCGACATCAAACAGTCGGGCCGCGGCGGCAAGATCGTGCTCCATTTCAAGGGAAATGACGAGTTCGATCGAATTCGGGATCACTTACTCGGCGGCGCGACCGAACTGCGGAAAGCCGGTTAG
- the ahcY gene encoding adenosylhomocysteinase, protein MSQVEKLPYKVKDISLAAWGRKEIQLAEVEMPGLMALRERYGKDKPLKGARIAGCLHMTVQTAVLIETLIELGAEVTWSSCNIFSTQDHAAAAVAERGVPVYAWKGETEEEFDWCIEQTIFFPDGKPLNMILDDGGDLTVMVHKKFPELTEGIRGLSEETTTGVHRLYQMFKKGELKMPAINVNDSVTKSKFDNLYGCRESLADGIKRATDIMVAGKVVVVCGYGDVGKGCAQSMRGFGARVIITEIDPIIALQAAMEGYEVTTVEECVGYGDIFVTTTGNRDIITGAHMEQMKNDAIVCNIGHFDLEIDMAYLYKSPGITRDTIKDDSVPGGPLDRFTFPDGHSILVLAEGRLVNLGCATGHPSFVMSSSFTNQVIAQLELWQNSDSYPIGVHVLPKHLDEEVARLHLDKLGVKLTKLTDVQADYIGVPVDGPFKPDHYRY, encoded by the coding sequence GTGTCGCAAGTTGAAAAGCTCCCCTACAAAGTCAAAGACATCAGCTTAGCCGCGTGGGGGCGGAAAGAGATCCAGCTGGCCGAGGTCGAAATGCCGGGCCTGATGGCGCTCCGCGAACGGTATGGCAAGGACAAGCCGCTGAAGGGAGCCCGCATCGCTGGTTGCCTTCACATGACGGTCCAGACCGCGGTCTTGATCGAAACGCTGATTGAGCTGGGCGCCGAGGTGACCTGGAGCAGCTGCAACATTTTCTCGACCCAGGATCACGCCGCCGCCGCCGTCGCCGAACGGGGCGTGCCGGTCTACGCCTGGAAGGGTGAAACCGAAGAAGAATTCGATTGGTGCATTGAGCAGACGATCTTCTTCCCCGATGGCAAGCCGCTGAACATGATCCTGGACGACGGCGGCGACTTGACCGTCATGGTCCACAAGAAGTTCCCGGAACTGACCGAAGGGATCCGCGGGCTGTCGGAAGAAACGACTACCGGCGTGCACCGTCTCTATCAGATGTTCAAGAAGGGCGAGCTGAAGATGCCCGCCATCAACGTCAACGACTCGGTCACCAAGAGCAAGTTCGACAACTTGTACGGTTGCCGCGAATCGCTGGCGGACGGCATCAAGCGTGCGACCGACATCATGGTCGCCGGCAAGGTGGTCGTCGTCTGCGGTTATGGCGACGTCGGCAAGGGTTGCGCCCAGTCGATGCGCGGCTTCGGCGCTCGCGTGATCATCACCGAAATCGATCCGATCATCGCCCTGCAAGCCGCGATGGAAGGTTACGAAGTCACCACGGTCGAAGAATGCGTCGGCTACGGCGACATCTTCGTTACGACGACCGGTAACCGCGACATCATCACTGGCGCTCACATGGAGCAGATGAAGAACGACGCGATCGTCTGCAACATCGGTCACTTCGATCTCGAGATCGACATGGCCTACTTGTACAAGTCGCCGGGCATCACCCGCGACACCATCAAGGACGATTCGGTTCCGGGCGGTCCGCTCGATCGCTTCACCTTCCCGGATGGTCACTCGATCCTGGTGTTGGCCGAAGGCCGCCTGGTCAACCTCGGTTGCGCCACCGGTCACCCGTCGTTCGTCATGTCGAGCTCGTTCACCAACCAGGTGATCGCTCAGCTCGAACTGTGGCAGAACTCGGACAGCTACCCGATCGGCGTGCACGTTCTGCCGAAGCACCTGGACGAAGAAGTCGCCCGTCTGCACCTCGACAAGCTCGGCGTCAAGCTGACCAAGCTGACCGACGTCCAGGCCGATTACATTGGCGTGCCGGTCGATGGTCCGTTCAAGCCGGATCACTACCGCTACTAA
- a CDS encoding MFS transporter — protein sequence MLEKLLPTRLARTSRIESNETQDKRTDTELSPLSCSISGAESTPKAVASHWSLLTALLGFFIITLDALVVSVALPAIQTTFDGGIGGLQWVIDAYSLPFAALLLFAGTVSDRLGARTTFAIGLVVFTISSGACGLAPTLSLLVVARLLQGAGAALMTPASLALISEAYPDPIARSRAIGIWAVGGAVASASGPLVGGALTTLSWRLIFLINLPIGALALWLLSRVPISRTTAHAFDWAGQVASITCLTAITAGLIQAGDLGITHSTVIFCLIIAAVAAVAFLFLQSRSKHPMVPLDMFRSPTIAIPVAIGFTFMAGFFGMVFLVSLYFQQQRGLTPLETGFAFAPVTVFSIAMPIIAARLAERFGSRVPIIIGQAAMATGFFLLSLLGQNASVPVFVAMMIPVGLGAGLAMPSATSVLLNSVRSTRSGIASGVLNTSRQVGGALAVAGFGALVTAFGFEHGMKASFIISGALLVITMLASMPEAALRHSLPQGESSPASNPST from the coding sequence CACAGAGCTTTCGCCCCTTTCTTGTTCAATTAGCGGTGCGGAAAGTACGCCAAAGGCCGTAGCTTCGCACTGGTCGTTGCTTACGGCACTGTTGGGCTTCTTTATCATCACGCTCGATGCACTTGTCGTAAGTGTTGCATTGCCTGCTATTCAAACCACCTTTGACGGTGGCATTGGAGGCCTTCAATGGGTTATCGATGCGTATTCGTTGCCCTTTGCAGCACTTCTTCTCTTTGCGGGAACAGTGTCTGATCGTCTTGGAGCTCGAACAACTTTTGCCATCGGCCTTGTCGTGTTCACAATTAGTTCGGGAGCGTGTGGGTTGGCTCCCACGCTGAGTTTGCTCGTAGTAGCACGCCTACTTCAAGGGGCAGGAGCGGCATTGATGACCCCTGCATCATTGGCTCTGATCAGTGAAGCCTATCCCGACCCAATTGCAAGGTCGCGTGCTATCGGCATTTGGGCGGTAGGCGGGGCTGTTGCCTCTGCTTCTGGACCACTTGTTGGTGGAGCCCTGACGACTCTAAGCTGGCGGCTGATTTTTCTGATCAACCTACCCATCGGGGCACTTGCTCTTTGGCTTCTATCGCGTGTTCCCATTTCGCGAACAACCGCTCACGCGTTCGACTGGGCAGGTCAGGTTGCATCAATTACTTGCTTGACCGCAATTACCGCTGGGCTCATCCAGGCAGGAGATTTGGGGATCACTCACTCAACGGTGATATTCTGCCTGATCATCGCAGCAGTTGCGGCAGTGGCCTTTCTATTCCTTCAATCGCGAAGCAAGCATCCGATGGTCCCTTTAGATATGTTTCGCTCACCTACCATTGCCATCCCAGTAGCCATCGGCTTCACCTTCATGGCCGGTTTCTTTGGCATGGTCTTTCTTGTCAGTCTCTACTTTCAACAACAACGTGGGCTAACACCACTTGAAACCGGTTTCGCCTTTGCTCCTGTCACCGTGTTTTCAATTGCTATGCCAATCATTGCCGCACGACTGGCCGAGCGATTTGGAAGCCGCGTGCCGATCATTATCGGGCAAGCGGCAATGGCGACGGGATTCTTCTTGCTCAGCCTGCTTGGTCAGAACGCATCGGTTCCAGTTTTTGTTGCGATGATGATTCCTGTTGGCCTCGGAGCAGGATTAGCGATGCCCTCGGCTACTTCCGTACTGCTGAATTCAGTTCGAAGTACCCGCTCTGGCATAGCCAGTGGAGTCCTCAACACAAGCCGCCAAGTTGGTGGTGCTTTGGCCGTGGCTGGGTTTGGGGCTCTGGTAACAGCTTTTGGTTTTGAACATGGCATGAAAGCAAGCTTTATCATCTCCGGGGCGCTTCTCGTGATAACAATGCTAGCCAGCATGCCAGAAGCAGCGCTCCGGCATAGCCTGCCACAAGGCGAATCCTCCCCAGCGAGCAATCCAAGCACGTAG